From the Candidatus Beckwithbacteria bacterium genome, one window contains:
- a CDS encoding adenosylcobalamin-dependent ribonucleoside-diphosphate reductase, whose product MWQVSKRSGNLQPFSQGKIVRSIIRAQENISKIDEVLADKVAKLVGKDLKSKYSKETVIGSDDIGDCVERTLIEHSYYDIAKAYIIARERQRQEARAGRGLGVTNDLGLSYNQLVVISNKYLQRDDDGNIIETPKEMFERVAKALAKAEPAKTRKEHQQAFFELMTQMRFLPGGRTLANAGTINNQLANCFVLPMPDSVEGIFEVVKESSILKKNGGGVGFSLGRIRPKGDKVATTTGRAAGPVAVMHILNHASDMLLQAGGRRSGNMIVMPVSHPDIFEFLTCKEEESALPHINFSLGVTSKFMQAVEKDKVWDLINPRDGEVVNQVDARSIFDLATTMAWKNGDPGMVFLDKINQDNPTPQVGPIESVNLCGEQPLLPYEACNLGSINLAAHLKYRPKEKPSRTIKLPKNTNLHSHSNVEVDWDKLSQTVQTAVRMLDDVVAICTYPLKKIDDVVKANRKIGLGVMGWADLLVRLEIPYNSSEALKLAEKISAFIHEEGVKTSQKLAQEKGAFPNWKGSALASKKLKPQRNATITTIAPTGSIAMIAGCSYGIEPHFALAFYKEAMGGYKLPEINPDLLKQLQKIKLADNGLVEEIMEAGSIQHISEIPKRIQDIFVTAHDLAWEDHIKMQSAWQKGVDNAVSKTINLRHDASVEDVASAYKLAWKLGCKGITVYRDASRSVQVLNVGNVKSKSKTQLNKPKIKIPDITGKMKSRAAEKCPQCGATLQIHEGCKTCPSCAFSACSL is encoded by the coding sequence ATGTGGCAAGTCTCAAAACGATCAGGTAATCTTCAACCATTTTCTCAAGGTAAAATCGTTCGTTCCATTATTAGAGCTCAAGAAAACATCAGTAAAATTGATGAGGTTTTGGCTGATAAAGTTGCTAAATTAGTTGGTAAAGATTTAAAAAGTAAATATAGCAAAGAAACCGTGATTGGTAGTGATGATATCGGTGATTGCGTGGAACGAACCTTAATAGAACATAGCTACTACGATATTGCTAAAGCCTACATTATTGCCCGCGAACGCCAGCGCCAGGAAGCTCGAGCTGGTCGAGGTTTGGGAGTGACCAATGATCTAGGTTTGTCTTACAACCAATTAGTAGTAATCAGCAATAAATATCTGCAACGTGACGACGACGGCAATATTATCGAAACTCCTAAAGAAATGTTTGAGCGGGTGGCTAAAGCTTTGGCTAAAGCTGAACCAGCTAAAACGCGCAAAGAACATCAACAAGCCTTTTTTGAGCTCATGACCCAAATGCGCTTTTTGCCAGGTGGACGGACGCTAGCTAATGCTGGCACGATCAATAACCAACTAGCTAACTGTTTTGTCTTGCCCATGCCGGATAGTGTAGAAGGGATTTTTGAAGTGGTTAAAGAATCTTCAATTTTGAAAAAAAATGGTGGGGGAGTGGGTTTTTCCTTGGGCCGGATTAGGCCCAAAGGTGATAAAGTGGCGACTACAACTGGCCGGGCAGCCGGACCAGTGGCAGTTATGCACATTTTAAATCATGCTTCTGATATGCTCTTGCAAGCTGGGGGTCGGCGATCAGGTAATATGATCGTGATGCCGGTTTCTCATCCTGATATTTTTGAATTTTTAACTTGTAAAGAAGAGGAAAGTGCTTTGCCGCATATCAATTTTTCTTTGGGAGTAACTTCTAAATTTATGCAAGCGGTGGAAAAAGATAAGGTTTGGGATCTGATTAACCCCCGTGATGGTGAAGTAGTCAATCAAGTTGATGCCCGCTCAATTTTTGATCTGGCTACAACTATGGCTTGGAAAAATGGTGATCCGGGCATGGTCTTTTTAGACAAAATCAATCAGGATAATCCCACACCTCAAGTTGGACCGATCGAATCAGTCAATCTGTGTGGCGAGCAACCATTACTACCTTATGAGGCTTGCAATTTAGGCAGTATCAACTTAGCTGCTCACTTAAAATACCGACCTAAAGAAAAACCATCTCGAACTATTAAACTCCCTAAAAATACCAATTTGCATTCTCACTCAAATGTAGAAGTTGATTGGGATAAGTTAAGCCAAACTGTACAAACTGCTGTGCGGATGCTGGATGATGTAGTAGCTATTTGTACCTATCCACTCAAAAAAATTGATGATGTAGTTAAAGCTAACCGTAAAATTGGCTTAGGGGTTATGGGTTGGGCTGACTTACTGGTTCGTCTGGAAATCCCATACAACAGTTCTGAAGCGTTAAAACTAGCTGAGAAAATTTCTGCATTTATTCACGAAGAAGGCGTCAAAACCTCTCAAAAACTAGCTCAAGAAAAAGGCGCTTTTCCCAATTGGAAAGGCAGTGCTTTAGCTTCGAAAAAGCTTAAACCTCAACGCAATGCCACCATTACTACCATTGCGCCTACTGGCTCTATTGCCATGATTGCCGGCTGTTCGTATGGCATTGAGCCGCATTTTGCTTTAGCTTTTTACAAAGAAGCAATGGGTGGTTATAAGCTGCCGGAAATTAATCCAGATTTACTGAAACAACTGCAAAAAATTAAACTGGCAGATAATGGCTTGGTCGAAGAAATTATGGAAGCAGGATCCATTCAGCACATTTCCGAAATTCCTAAGCGAATCCAGGATATTTTTGTCACCGCTCATGATTTAGCCTGGGAAGATCATATTAAAATGCAGTCAGCTTGGCAAAAAGGAGTTGATAACGCAGTCTCCAAGACTATTAATCTACGCCATGACGCTTCAGTTGAAGATGTGGCTTCAGCATACAAACTGGCTTGGAAATTAGGCTGTAAAGGTATTACGGTGTATCGTGATGCTTCTCGTTCAGTACAAGTTCTCAATGTGGGCAATGTCAAATCAAAAAGCAAAACCCAGCTTAATAAACCTAAAATAAAAATACCAGATATAACTGGTAAAATGAAAAGTAGAGCAGCTGAAAAATGTCCACAATGCGGAGCTACTTTACAAATTCATGAAGG